A window of Microbacterium luteolum contains these coding sequences:
- a CDS encoding GNAT family N-acetyltransferase — MAWELRPSTAADATWIAELRAIVLRDDLERLGRYDPVRVRRRFLDAFGSSSTRVIVIDGADAGSIALRADEEGAVWIEHFYLDPRQQGRGIGSAVLALVLAECLTPRFRLNVLQGSPARRLYERAGFVVDSEDEIDVFMTRAQI; from the coding sequence GTGGCGTGGGAGCTGCGCCCGAGCACGGCGGCGGATGCGACCTGGATCGCCGAGCTGCGGGCGATCGTGCTCCGTGACGACCTGGAGCGCCTGGGTCGTTATGACCCGGTGCGCGTGCGACGGCGGTTCCTCGATGCCTTCGGCTCGTCGTCGACCCGTGTGATCGTGATCGACGGGGCGGATGCCGGGTCCATCGCGCTGCGAGCCGACGAGGAGGGTGCCGTGTGGATCGAGCACTTCTACCTCGATCCCCGGCAGCAGGGGCGCGGGATCGGATCAGCGGTGCTCGCCCTGGTCCTCGCCGAGTGCCTCACGCCGCGGTTCCGACTCAACGTGCTCCAGGGCAGTCCCGCGCGGCGGCTCTACGAACGGGCCGGCTTCGTCGTCGACAGCGAAGACGAGATCGACGTCTTCATGACACGGGCGCAGATCTGA
- a CDS encoding RICIN domain-containing protein, translating into MSERRATSPRRALAMAAVLAATASGLAALPQAASAAESDLTLTPNPAYAGGPFQGWGSSLVWMANATGSYPEELRDELIGKVFGDDGLNLNIARYNIGGGNASDVPAYLRPGGAVPGWWNPDAPLTDDSGEITSDFADRDRYRAAWTGENASDYDFSADAAQLAWVSAIKDQVDTWEAFSNSPPYFMTESGFVSGGTDAWADQIRQDSLGTFATYVKTVVEHVEDTQGISFDTIDPLNEPNTNYWGTTLGDDGWPTSASRQEGAHAGPALQAEVLKALAAELAESDTTTDAAISGPDETNPDRFVEDWNGWDAEARDVVSQLNVHTYGTSGRPLARDIAKSADKPLWMSEVEGNWGGDSWNPDAIENGLGIAQLVSDDLRELEPDAWVLWQPVEDLYNMEKVEKKNWGSIFIDFDCDANGDSARRIADGDADPSCQLRTNAKYNTLRNFTHYIEPGDQLVRVGDDDTTAAIDGDGSGATLVHTNESDQDRTITIDLSLFGDIDQSATVTPIVTTGSPASDPEANALRTGTAVTVGADGTATLTVPAKSVTTFVVTGVEGVAADAPALRDGASYTLTGVQSGHALTVVDDSTQLGSAREPELIGAQTWTASLIDDQPGTSRDRFALRAADGRALVADGDSTVLRDVDDATASADPSALWMMTSTNGSTFSLLNAGRGKVLDVGGSSTSAGASVGVWQSNGGANQQWKLDAARDEIAPYASFRPGQEWLDTNGEVIQAHGGQVVPSTDDDGRTIYYLYGEDRTNGYHSAPGVHVYSSYDLYNWEDRGVALRTLASTEQFDEPYFEALYGDYTQEQKDAVYRDLGTVPVEGVTPPIIERPKVIFNEQTGKWVMWAHMDGPSATSSAQYAKANAGVAVSDSPFGPFRYIDSYRLNYAPADADPPNHAPNNGGMARDMNLFVDDDGTGYIIYSSEENATMFISKLDDEYTDLATPADEAVLGVDYNRIFVNQSRESPAIFQHDERYFLITSGTTGWSPNPSRWATSTDLMGAWTEMGDPFPWWAQSNSWNSQPSSVIPVDPEQGKYIYMGDRWNGGTDLKNAQMVWLPISMGEGGDSLSVEVHDEWTLDQLDQWSAWDVSAVPETIPVGGSFDVPVVTVTRNGVATEQPVTWSFSGSFDAPGIVTATGTLPEFGGRTFTRTIAVVPDGLRYAVNAGGQETADWKALRDAADEGDLQNTLADQSYGEDADTGASWGYVSEGSKSSGATDGTMFSTLRYAVDGRDIAYRFGDLEPGRYSVHVGYADPWDQWDDRGARVSVNGTVVEEDHDYVAADETRSYGDITVGDAGEIELVLAPTRDADVQVSWIMVTLDEAVTPAAPEITISTDAVTAGDNITVEVAGLEPEEDVSFALHSDPVDMGTVAADAAGAASLTWKVPANVPAGQHHIVMTRADGTEFRAALTVRAADPGTGPGTGQPGTGTGGSGGASSGTSGGGGLAATGLDGNVLTVTLALAALLLVGGGLAFAGRRRWRR; encoded by the coding sequence ATGTCTGAAAGAAGAGCGACCTCACCCCGGCGCGCGCTCGCCATGGCCGCCGTGCTTGCGGCGACAGCGAGCGGACTCGCCGCCCTCCCCCAGGCGGCCAGCGCCGCCGAATCCGATCTCACCCTCACGCCCAATCCGGCCTATGCCGGCGGGCCGTTCCAGGGATGGGGATCGAGCCTGGTCTGGATGGCGAACGCCACCGGCTCCTACCCGGAAGAGCTGCGTGATGAGCTCATCGGCAAGGTGTTCGGAGACGACGGCCTGAACCTCAACATCGCGCGGTACAACATCGGCGGCGGCAACGCCTCCGATGTACCCGCCTATCTCCGACCCGGCGGCGCCGTGCCCGGATGGTGGAACCCCGACGCACCCCTCACCGACGACAGCGGCGAGATCACGTCGGACTTCGCCGACCGCGACCGCTACCGCGCCGCGTGGACCGGCGAGAACGCGAGCGACTACGACTTCTCGGCGGATGCCGCGCAGCTCGCCTGGGTGTCGGCGATCAAGGACCAGGTCGACACGTGGGAGGCCTTCAGCAACTCCCCGCCCTACTTCATGACCGAGAGCGGATTCGTCAGCGGCGGCACCGACGCCTGGGCGGACCAGATCCGCCAGGACTCGCTCGGCACCTTCGCGACCTACGTGAAGACGGTCGTCGAGCACGTCGAGGACACCCAGGGCATCTCCTTCGACACGATCGATCCCCTGAACGAGCCGAACACCAACTACTGGGGCACGACCCTGGGCGACGACGGCTGGCCGACGAGCGCGAGCCGACAGGAGGGTGCCCACGCCGGACCCGCCCTGCAGGCCGAGGTGCTCAAGGCCCTCGCCGCCGAACTCGCCGAGTCCGACACCACGACGGATGCCGCGATCTCCGGCCCCGACGAGACGAACCCCGACCGGTTCGTCGAGGACTGGAACGGGTGGGATGCCGAGGCGCGAGACGTGGTCTCGCAGCTCAACGTGCACACCTACGGCACCAGCGGCCGTCCGCTGGCTCGCGACATCGCGAAGAGCGCCGACAAGCCGCTGTGGATGAGCGAGGTCGAGGGCAACTGGGGCGGCGACAGCTGGAACCCGGATGCGATCGAGAATGGTCTCGGCATCGCCCAGCTGGTCAGCGACGACCTGCGCGAACTCGAACCGGACGCCTGGGTGCTGTGGCAGCCGGTCGAGGACCTCTACAACATGGAGAAGGTGGAGAAGAAGAACTGGGGTTCGATCTTCATCGACTTCGACTGCGACGCGAACGGCGACTCCGCCCGCCGGATCGCCGACGGCGACGCCGACCCGAGCTGCCAGCTCCGCACGAACGCGAAGTACAACACGCTGCGCAACTTCACCCATTACATCGAGCCGGGCGACCAGCTCGTGCGCGTCGGCGACGATGACACCACCGCCGCGATCGACGGCGACGGCTCCGGCGCCACGCTCGTGCACACGAACGAGAGCGACCAGGACCGCACGATCACGATCGACCTGTCGCTCTTCGGCGACATCGACCAGAGCGCGACCGTGACGCCGATCGTGACGACCGGGTCACCGGCATCCGACCCCGAGGCGAACGCCCTCCGCACCGGCACGGCGGTCACCGTCGGTGCCGACGGAACGGCGACCCTGACGGTGCCCGCGAAGTCGGTGACCACGTTCGTGGTCACCGGTGTCGAAGGCGTCGCCGCCGACGCGCCCGCCCTCCGAGATGGCGCCTCCTACACGCTCACCGGCGTGCAGAGCGGGCACGCGCTCACCGTGGTCGACGACAGCACGCAGCTCGGCAGCGCTCGCGAGCCCGAGCTGATCGGCGCCCAGACGTGGACGGCATCGCTGATCGACGACCAGCCGGGAACGTCCCGTGACCGCTTCGCTCTGCGCGCCGCCGACGGTCGCGCACTCGTCGCCGACGGCGACAGCACGGTCCTCCGCGACGTCGACGACGCCACGGCATCCGCCGACCCGTCGGCCCTCTGGATGATGACGTCGACGAACGGCAGCACCTTCAGCCTGCTCAACGCCGGCCGCGGGAAGGTGCTCGACGTCGGGGGCTCCTCGACCTCCGCGGGCGCATCCGTCGGGGTCTGGCAGTCGAACGGCGGCGCGAACCAGCAGTGGAAGCTGGACGCGGCGCGCGATGAGATCGCGCCCTACGCGAGCTTCCGCCCCGGCCAGGAATGGCTCGACACGAACGGCGAGGTCATCCAGGCGCACGGCGGCCAGGTCGTCCCGTCGACCGACGACGACGGCCGCACGATCTACTACCTCTACGGCGAGGACCGCACGAACGGCTACCACTCGGCGCCGGGCGTGCACGTCTACAGCTCCTACGACCTCTACAACTGGGAGGACCGCGGGGTCGCGCTGCGCACGCTGGCGTCGACGGAGCAGTTCGACGAGCCGTACTTCGAGGCGCTCTACGGCGACTACACGCAGGAGCAGAAGGATGCCGTCTACCGCGACCTCGGCACGGTCCCGGTCGAGGGTGTGACCCCGCCGATCATCGAGCGTCCGAAGGTCATCTTCAACGAGCAGACCGGCAAGTGGGTCATGTGGGCGCACATGGACGGGCCGTCCGCGACGTCGTCGGCGCAGTACGCGAAGGCGAATGCCGGCGTCGCGGTGTCGGACTCCCCGTTCGGCCCGTTCCGCTACATCGACAGCTACCGGCTGAACTACGCCCCCGCGGATGCCGATCCGCCCAACCACGCCCCGAACAACGGCGGCATGGCGCGCGACATGAACCTGTTCGTGGACGACGACGGCACCGGGTACATCATCTACTCGAGCGAGGAGAACGCCACCATGTTCATCTCGAAGCTCGACGACGAGTACACGGATCTCGCGACGCCCGCGGATGAGGCCGTGCTCGGTGTGGACTACAACCGCATCTTCGTGAACCAGTCCCGGGAATCCCCGGCGATCTTCCAGCACGACGAACGGTACTTCCTGATCACTTCCGGCACGACGGGCTGGAGCCCCAACCCGTCGCGCTGGGCGACGTCGACCGACCTCATGGGCGCGTGGACCGAGATGGGCGACCCGTTCCCGTGGTGGGCGCAGAGCAACTCCTGGAACTCGCAGCCGTCCTCCGTGATCCCGGTCGACCCCGAGCAGGGGAAGTACATCTACATGGGCGACCGCTGGAACGGCGGCACCGATCTGAAGAACGCGCAGATGGTGTGGCTCCCGATCAGCATGGGCGAGGGCGGAGACTCCCTCTCGGTCGAGGTGCACGACGAGTGGACTCTCGATCAGCTCGACCAGTGGTCGGCGTGGGACGTCTCGGCGGTTCCGGAGACGATCCCGGTCGGCGGCAGCTTCGACGTGCCGGTGGTGACCGTGACCAGGAACGGCGTCGCGACGGAGCAGCCGGTCACGTGGAGCTTCAGCGGATCGTTCGACGCGCCGGGCATCGTGACGGCCACGGGCACCCTGCCGGAGTTCGGCGGACGCACCTTCACCCGGACGATCGCCGTCGTCCCCGACGGGCTCCGCTACGCGGTGAACGCCGGCGGGCAGGAGACGGCGGACTGGAAGGCACTGCGGGATGCCGCGGATGAGGGCGACCTGCAGAACACCCTCGCCGACCAGTCCTACGGCGAGGATGCCGACACCGGCGCATCCTGGGGGTACGTCAGCGAGGGCAGCAAGTCGTCGGGTGCGACCGACGGCACGATGTTCTCCACGCTCCGCTACGCCGTCGATGGGCGCGACATCGCGTACCGCTTCGGCGACCTCGAGCCAGGTCGCTACAGCGTGCACGTCGGATACGCGGATCCGTGGGATCAGTGGGATGACCGCGGGGCACGGGTGAGCGTCAACGGCACCGTCGTCGAGGAGGACCACGACTACGTCGCGGCCGACGAGACGCGCAGCTACGGCGACATCACCGTGGGCGATGCGGGCGAGATCGAGCTGGTGCTGGCACCGACCCGTGACGCCGACGTGCAGGTGAGCTGGATCATGGTGACGCTCGACGAAGCCGTGACCCCGGCGGCTCCCGAGATCACGATCTCGACGGATGCCGTCACCGCCGGCGACAACATCACGGTCGAGGTCGCCGGGCTCGAGCCGGAGGAGGATGTGTCGTTCGCGCTGCACTCCGACCCGGTCGACATGGGCACGGTGGCGGCTGACGCGGCCGGAGCGGCGTCGCTGACGTGGAAGGTGCCGGCGAACGTCCCGGCGGGCCAGCACCACATCGTGATGACACGGGCCGACGGCACGGAGTTCCGCGCCGCTCTGACCGTGCGGGCGGCGGACCCCGGAACCGGGCCGGGAACCGGGCAGCCGGGCACGGGCACCGGCGGAAGCGGCGGAGCCTCCAGCGGCACGAGCGGCGGAGGCGGACTCGCGGCGACCGGACTGGACGGAAACGTCCTCACCGTGACTCTCGCCCTGGCGGCGCTCCTGCTCGTCGGCGGCGGACTCGCCTTCGCCGGGCGGCGGCGCTGGCGTCGCTGA
- the dcd gene encoding dCTP deaminase, with the protein MLLSDRDIRAELASGRVGLEPHEPEMIQPSSIDVRLDRYFRLFDNHKYPFIDPSVDQPELTRLIEVDPEEPFILHPGEFALGATYEQVTLPDDVAARLEGKSSLGRLGLITHSTAGFIDPGFTGHVTLELANVATLPIKLWPGMKIGQLCFFRLTSPAENPYGSGPYGNRYQGQRGPTASRSFQNFHRTDVGVTDVGATGG; encoded by the coding sequence GTGCTTCTCAGCGATCGCGACATCAGGGCAGAACTCGCATCGGGCCGCGTCGGCCTGGAACCGCACGAGCCGGAGATGATCCAGCCGTCGAGCATCGACGTGCGCCTCGATCGGTACTTCCGCCTCTTCGACAACCACAAGTACCCGTTCATCGATCCGTCGGTCGATCAGCCCGAGCTCACGCGCCTGATCGAGGTCGATCCGGAGGAGCCGTTCATCCTGCACCCGGGGGAGTTCGCCCTCGGTGCGACGTACGAGCAGGTCACTCTTCCCGACGACGTCGCCGCCCGCCTCGAGGGCAAGTCGTCGCTCGGCCGCCTCGGCCTGATCACGCACTCGACGGCCGGGTTCATCGACCCGGGATTCACCGGGCACGTGACGCTCGAGCTCGCGAACGTCGCGACCCTGCCGATCAAGCTCTGGCCGGGGATGAAGATCGGGCAGCTGTGCTTCTTCCGCCTGACCTCGCCGGCCGAGAACCCGTACGGCTCCGGCCCCTACGGCAACCGGTACCAGGGGCAGCGGGGCCCGACGGCCTCCCGCTCCTTCCAGAACTTCCATCGGACGGATGTCGGCGTGACCGACGTCGGAGCAACAGGGGGCTGA
- a CDS encoding DUF6286 domain-containing protein, whose protein sequence is MSTPVLRRVVRRETHSPRTVATFVAVILLILALVYIGLEIVLSLAAQPALLLGPAAAGGWLIGLPTAQPAGLVIAGSAVLVLLGVIFVWLAVTPGRLSKHTLDAGDRAVVVDNGVIASALAQHLSEETGLARENITVGVAHRSVDVTVRPGAGIPLDKSMVQSAAELELETYRLTRSVRTRVRIDRPDTKEDEL, encoded by the coding sequence ATGAGCACCCCGGTCCTGCGCCGCGTCGTCCGACGCGAGACGCACTCGCCGCGCACCGTCGCGACCTTCGTCGCCGTCATCCTGCTGATCCTGGCGCTCGTCTACATCGGGCTGGAGATCGTGCTGAGTCTCGCCGCCCAGCCCGCGCTCCTCCTGGGGCCCGCCGCCGCAGGAGGATGGCTGATCGGCCTTCCGACCGCTCAGCCGGCCGGCCTCGTGATCGCCGGGAGCGCGGTCCTCGTTCTCCTCGGCGTGATCTTCGTGTGGCTCGCCGTCACCCCGGGGCGCCTGTCGAAGCACACCCTCGACGCGGGCGACCGTGCGGTCGTCGTCGACAACGGCGTGATCGCCAGCGCCCTGGCGCAGCACCTGTCGGAGGAGACGGGACTCGCACGCGAGAACATCACCGTCGGGGTCGCCCACCGCAGCGTCGACGTCACCGTGCGCCCCGGCGCCGGCATCCCGCTCGACAAGAGCATGGTGCAGTCGGCGGCCGAGCTCGAGCTGGAGACGTACCGACTGACCCGGAGCGTCCGAACACGGGTACGGATCGACCGCCCTGACACCAAGGAGGACGAGCTGTGA
- a CDS encoding CsbD family protein, protein MGLDDKIKNAAQDIAGKAKEAIGNVTDNDKLVAEGKADQAKSDVKQAGENIKDAFKK, encoded by the coding sequence ATGGGACTCGATGACAAGATCAAGAACGCCGCTCAGGACATCGCCGGCAAGGCGAAGGAAGCGATCGGCAACGTGACCGACAACGACAAGCTCGTCGCCGAGGGCAAGGCCGACCAGGCCAAGTCCGACGTGAAGCAGGCCGGCGAGAACATCAAGGACGCCTTCAAGAAGTAA
- a CDS encoding TetR family transcriptional regulator C-terminal domain-containing protein — translation MSDHAVLDGRRARGDASRRVVLQSATDLASVDGLDGLTIGRLSEASGYSKSSIATLFQSKERLQLATVAAAREIFVAQIVEPARSEPRGVRRLAALMRNGLVYSRDRVFTGGCFFAATAADVDSKPGPVSDAVRAGLSDWYAYVGMQIRYAVDAGEIEVDDIEVLAFELIALDDQANSRSLLMRDERPYALAAAAMRGRLRAAGADEDAVALLEL, via the coding sequence ATGTCGGATCATGCAGTTCTGGACGGCCGAAGGGCCCGCGGCGATGCCTCGCGCCGCGTGGTGCTGCAGAGCGCGACCGACCTGGCATCGGTCGACGGGCTTGACGGACTCACGATCGGGCGGCTCTCCGAGGCGTCCGGCTACAGCAAGAGCAGCATCGCCACGCTCTTCCAGAGCAAGGAGCGGCTGCAGCTCGCGACGGTCGCCGCCGCGCGGGAGATCTTCGTGGCGCAGATCGTCGAACCGGCCAGGTCCGAGCCGCGTGGAGTCCGCCGGTTGGCGGCGCTGATGCGTAACGGACTCGTCTACTCCCGCGACCGCGTGTTCACCGGTGGATGCTTCTTCGCCGCGACCGCGGCCGATGTCGACTCGAAACCCGGCCCCGTGAGCGACGCCGTACGTGCGGGCCTGTCGGACTGGTACGCCTACGTGGGGATGCAGATCCGCTACGCGGTCGATGCCGGCGAGATAGAGGTCGACGACATCGAGGTCCTCGCCTTCGAGTTGATCGCCTTGGATGACCAGGCGAACTCGCGTTCGCTGCTCATGCGCGACGAGCGTCCGTACGCCCTGGCCGCTGCGGCCATGCGCGGACGCCTGCGCGCGGCCGGTGCCGACGAAGACGCGGTCGCCCTGCTCGAGCTATGA
- a CDS encoding alpha/beta fold hydrolase: MSSLPALAARGIRTTAALSPTLAGGLALRAFFATGPRMPVRDWDATTHSEARHRRLAVRGIEVAGYEWGTGPRTVLVLHGWRGRASQFAPLVRELVFEGFRVVTFDAPAHGASKGRRTDVRDWVALAEELQAIHGPFAAIVGHSFGALAALAAARSSVPTPAVVAIAGGAGPYAFIDEFVREFQVDQTTADNMKARFRRRFGTEETATGALSDAAQHPLPADTSLLVVHDRGDRRMPDADSLRLHAAHGARSRLLRTDDYGHTRVLSADATLDAVVAFVAGGLAGVDALGTTEGQAQPVTTDAVVRSAPVS, encoded by the coding sequence ATGTCGTCCCTGCCTGCACTCGCCGCCCGCGGCATTCGCACCACCGCGGCACTGTCCCCCACCCTCGCCGGCGGACTCGCCCTCCGGGCGTTCTTCGCGACCGGCCCGCGGATGCCCGTTCGGGACTGGGATGCCACCACGCACAGCGAAGCCCGGCACCGTCGCCTCGCCGTGCGTGGCATCGAGGTCGCCGGCTACGAGTGGGGCACGGGGCCCCGCACCGTGCTCGTGCTCCACGGTTGGCGCGGCCGTGCCTCGCAGTTCGCGCCGCTCGTGCGAGAACTCGTGTTCGAGGGCTTCCGTGTGGTCACGTTCGACGCTCCCGCGCATGGCGCATCGAAGGGCCGCCGCACCGACGTGCGCGACTGGGTCGCCCTGGCCGAGGAGCTGCAGGCGATCCACGGACCGTTCGCCGCGATCGTCGGGCACTCCTTCGGCGCCCTCGCCGCCCTGGCGGCTGCACGATCGAGCGTGCCGACGCCGGCCGTGGTCGCGATCGCCGGGGGTGCCGGTCCCTACGCCTTCATCGACGAGTTCGTGCGCGAGTTCCAGGTCGACCAGACCACGGCCGACAACATGAAGGCGCGGTTCCGCCGGCGCTTCGGCACGGAGGAGACCGCGACCGGGGCGTTGTCCGACGCGGCGCAGCATCCGCTCCCCGCCGACACGTCGCTGCTCGTCGTGCACGATCGCGGCGATCGTCGGATGCCGGATGCCGATTCGCTGCGCCTGCACGCCGCGCACGGCGCGCGCTCACGACTGCTGCGCACCGACGACTACGGGCACACGAGGGTGCTCTCGGCGGATGCCACCCTCGACGCGGTCGTGGCATTCGTGGCCGGCGGACTCGCGGGCGTCGACGCGCTCGGCACGACCGAGGGTCAGGCCCAGCCGGTCACGACGGATGCCGTGGTCAGATCTGCGCCCGTGTCATGA
- a CDS encoding helix-turn-helix domain-containing protein, with product MNTDTQNPQNSSRPFGFWLKAADRLMAAEFASAFEAEQASRRDWRILNVVDGTIPAHRPLNDHKLHRLVERGWVAADGDGWTLTDEGRAAKERLGAVVDGIRAKVSDAVSEEEMATTLASLEKIARAFGWDEETPLPRGRRHGFGGRGEGRGLPGRFGRPFGRGFGPGRGFGHGFGPGFGPGRGFGPDADQRDDECRHGERGHGHHGHPGFHEGEYGERGDHGHRGHGPQRAARFAQHAYERGFDAGYSRGRDA from the coding sequence ATGAACACCGATACACAGAACCCCCAGAACAGTTCCCGCCCCTTCGGCTTCTGGCTGAAGGCCGCCGACCGCCTGATGGCGGCCGAGTTCGCCTCGGCCTTCGAGGCCGAGCAGGCGAGCCGCCGCGACTGGCGGATCCTCAACGTCGTCGACGGGACCATCCCGGCGCATCGTCCGCTCAACGACCACAAGCTGCACCGCCTCGTCGAGCGCGGCTGGGTCGCCGCAGACGGCGACGGCTGGACGCTCACCGACGAGGGCCGCGCGGCCAAGGAGCGCCTCGGCGCCGTCGTCGACGGCATCCGCGCGAAGGTCTCCGACGCCGTCTCCGAAGAGGAGATGGCCACCACCCTCGCGTCACTCGAGAAGATCGCCCGCGCCTTCGGCTGGGACGAGGAGACCCCGCTTCCGCGCGGTCGTCGTCACGGCTTCGGCGGGCGCGGCGAAGGTCGCGGACTCCCGGGCCGATTCGGTCGGCCCTTCGGTCGCGGCTTCGGTCCGGGACGCGGCTTCGGTCACGGCTTCGGTCCCGGCTTCGGTCCGGGTCGCGGCTTCGGTCCCGACGCCGACCAGCGTGACGACGAGTGCCGCCACGGCGAGCGCGGGCACGGCCACCACGGCCACCCGGGCTTCCACGAGGGCGAGTACGGTGAGCGCGGAGACCACGGTCACCGCGGCCACGGCCCGCAGCGCGCCGCGCGGTTCGCGCAGCACGCGTACGAGCGCGGCTTCGATGCCGGCTACAGCCGCGGTCGCGACGCCTGA
- a CDS encoding MarR family winged helix-turn-helix transcriptional regulator, whose product MTAEPNDPAEAIAQALSRLRGRRLGGGPGGRGHGGPHGWPGGAPGDHGDHGPFGHRGHPGMPPWMADPSGRMGGPARMRMLEALAAASVPLSVSALGEAIGVDQPRASRLVQQGVERGFVRREADPDDARRTRIALTDEGRRVARGMRGERREMLAGALAAFTEEERAELARLLNKLADNWQR is encoded by the coding sequence GTGACCGCCGAACCGAACGATCCCGCCGAAGCCATCGCCCAGGCGCTCTCCCGTCTGCGCGGACGTCGTCTCGGGGGCGGCCCCGGCGGCCGCGGTCACGGCGGTCCTCATGGCTGGCCCGGCGGAGCGCCGGGCGACCACGGCGATCACGGGCCCTTCGGTCACCGCGGCCATCCGGGCATGCCGCCGTGGATGGCGGATCCCTCCGGGCGCATGGGCGGCCCCGCCCGGATGCGGATGCTGGAGGCGCTCGCCGCGGCATCCGTTCCGCTGAGCGTCAGCGCGCTCGGCGAGGCGATCGGCGTCGATCAGCCCCGCGCGTCACGGCTCGTGCAGCAGGGGGTCGAGCGGGGCTTCGTGCGTCGCGAGGCCGACCCCGACGACGCGCGCCGCACGCGCATCGCGCTCACCGACGAGGGCCGTCGCGTCGCGCGCGGCATGCGGGGGGAGCGACGCGAGATGCTGGCCGGAGCGCTGGCGGCCTTCACCGAGGAGGAGCGCGCCGAGCTCGCGCGACTGCTGAACAAGCTCGCCGACAACTGGCAGCGCTGA
- a CDS encoding serine hydrolase domain-containing protein — MTNPLLPILEDHVSRGTAPGIIAVRGRPDGPDEVVTAGDLPADAIVRIQSMTKPIVTVAALRLVQDGRLGLDDPVARWLPELADRQVLRTPTSSLDDVEPAESPITVRDLLTNMSGYGMMPAPCPLQDAMIANRTQARQEPVALGAQEWLDALADLPLAFQPGTGWRYHHSFGILGILLSRVVEGSLEDHLRTDLFEPLGMVDTGYTVPIAQAHRLPAAYRHDESGTLVEIEPAAGGFSVAPAPFDLSHSELVSTASDYAAFARMLAAGGIHDGRIVIDAELLDLMRTDQVPAAAKAEDSFFPGFWNGTGWGFGVAVVTEGEHAGRYGWSGGQGTDFHIDPDGTFQIVLTQVEMGEAIMELFADTV; from the coding sequence ATGACGAATCCTCTGCTTCCGATTCTCGAAGACCATGTCTCGCGCGGGACGGCGCCGGGGATCATCGCCGTTCGCGGTCGGCCCGACGGACCGGACGAGGTCGTCACGGCGGGCGATCTGCCGGCGGATGCGATCGTGCGGATCCAGTCGATGACCAAGCCGATCGTGACGGTGGCGGCGTTGCGGCTCGTGCAGGACGGACGGCTCGGTCTCGATGATCCGGTCGCACGGTGGCTGCCGGAGCTTGCGGATCGTCAGGTGCTGCGCACTCCGACGTCCTCACTCGATGACGTCGAGCCCGCCGAGTCGCCGATCACAGTGCGGGATCTGCTGACGAACATGTCGGGGTACGGCATGATGCCAGCGCCGTGCCCGTTGCAGGATGCGATGATCGCCAACCGGACCCAGGCCAGACAGGAACCCGTCGCCCTCGGTGCGCAGGAATGGTTGGATGCCCTCGCCGACCTGCCGCTCGCCTTCCAGCCCGGGACCGGATGGCGCTACCACCACTCCTTCGGGATCCTCGGCATCCTGCTCTCCCGCGTGGTCGAGGGATCGCTCGAGGATCACCTGCGGACCGACCTGTTCGAGCCGCTCGGCATGGTCGACACCGGGTACACCGTGCCCATCGCGCAGGCGCATCGGCTGCCCGCCGCGTATCGCCACGACGAGTCCGGCACCTTGGTGGAGATCGAACCCGCCGCAGGCGGGTTCTCCGTCGCCCCGGCCCCGTTCGACCTCAGCCATTCGGAGCTCGTGTCGACGGCATCCGACTACGCCGCGTTCGCACGGATGCTGGCAGCCGGCGGCATCCACGACGGGAGGATCGTCATCGATGCGGAGCTTCTCGACCTGATGCGCACGGATCAGGTGCCGGCCGCGGCGAAGGCGGAGGACAGCTTCTTCCCCGGGTTCTGGAACGGCACCGGCTGGGGCTTCGGCGTCGCCGTCGTGACAGAGGGCGAGCACGCCGGACGCTACGGCTGGTCCGGCGGCCAGGGCACCGATTTCCACATCGACCCGGACGGCACCTTCCAGATCGTGCTCACCCAGGTCGAGATGGGCGAGGCGATCATGGAGCTGTTCGCAGACACTGTTTGA